Proteins from one Escherichia coli genomic window:
- a CDS encoding macro domain-containing protein, with protein MITLILSAPVTEMAEAFNRVFANADNVNIVGKPFETIREFDCMVSAANSFGLMDGGVDAAITAFFGTQLQSRVQNHILREYLGEQPVGSAFVIETGNNHHPWLVHAPTMRVPLTIDGTDAVYNATWAALLAIFQHNKNATTDRKIKTVVFPAMGAGCGQVPFESVARQMKQAWDNFNKKTESINWEYAHSRQSAVFGTYAYCPGNSVCRYADTKYIGCGDYRTYCSRSGQVCISHVHQADDVLTNNRSRPDSHTHRFNPENPVGNLTSGAHSHGSSIVIGAHTHTLNKQYSVSDIK; from the coding sequence ATGATTACGCTCATTCTTTCTGCACCAGTAACAGAAATGGCTGAAGCATTTAATCGGGTATTTGCAAACGCAGATAATGTGAATATTGTCGGAAAGCCATTTGAAACAATCAGAGAATTTGACTGCATGGTAAGTGCGGCAAATAGTTTCGGCCTGATGGATGGCGGTGTTGATGCCGCCATTACCGCATTCTTCGGTACTCAGTTACAGTCCCGCGTTCAGAATCATATTCTTCGTGAATATTTAGGCGAACAGCCTGTAGGTTCTGCATTTGTTATTGAAACGGGGAATAATCATCACCCCTGGCTGGTACACGCGCCAACCATGCGTGTTCCACTGACAATTGACGGAACAGACGCTGTATATAACGCCACGTGGGCCGCTTTACTTGCCATCTTTCAGCACAATAAAAATGCAACGACAGACAGGAAAATAAAGACGGTGGTATTCCCTGCAATGGGGGCCGGATGTGGTCAGGTGCCGTTTGAAAGCGTTGCCCGGCAAATGAAGCAGGCATGGGATAACTTTAATAAGAAAACAGAATCAATTAACTGGGAATACGCACACTCCCGCCAGTCGGCAGTATTTGGCACATATGCATACTGTCCGGGTAATTCTGTTTGCCGTTATGCGGATACTAAATATATTGGATGCGGCGATTACCGGACGTATTGCTCACGTTCCGGGCAGGTCTGTATTAGCCATGTGCATCAGGCTGATGACGTGCTGACTAATAATCGCTCTCGCCCTGATTCGCATACACACCGGTTTAATCCAGAAAATCCCGTAGGCAATCTCACCTCTGGCGCACACAGCCACGGAAGCAGCATCGTTATTGGTGCTCACACCCATACGCTCAATAAACAATATTCTGTCTCTGATATTAAGTAG
- a CDS encoding tail fiber assembly protein codes for MDFRMSEQPRTITIYNLLAGTNEFIGEGDAYIPPHTGLPANSTDIAPPDIPAGFVAVFNSDEASWHLVEDHRGKTVYDVASGDALFISELGPLPENVTWLSPEGEYQKWNGTAWVKDAEAEKLFRIREAEETKNSLMQVASEHIAPLQDAADLEIATEEETSLLEAWKKYRVLLNRVDTSTAPDIEWPTNPVRE; via the coding sequence ATGGATTTCAGAATGAGTGAACAACCACGGACCATAACAATTTATAATCTGCTGGCCGGAACTAATGAATTTATTGGTGAAGGTGATGCATACATTCCACCTCATACAGGTCTGCCAGCAAACAGTACCGATATTGCACCGCCAGATATTCCGGCTGGCTTTGTGGCTGTTTTCAACAGTGATGAGGCATCGTGGCATCTCGTTGAAGACCATCGGGGTAAAACCGTCTATGACGTGGCTTCCGGCGACGCGTTATTTATTTCTGAACTTGGCCCATTACCGGAAAATGTTACCTGGTTGTCGCCGGAAGGGGAATATCAGAAGTGGAACGGCACAGCCTGGGTGAAAGATGCAGAAGCAGAAAAACTGTTCCGGATCCGGGAGGCGGAAGAAACAAAAAACAGCCTGATGCAGGTAGCCAGTGAGCATATTGCGCCGCTTCAGGATGCTGCAGATCTGGAAATCGCAACGGAGGAAGAGACCTCGTTGCTGGAAGCCTGGAAAAAGTATCGGGTGTTGCTGAACCGTGTTGATACATCAACTGCACCTGATATTGAGTGGCCTACGAACCCTGTCAGGGAGTAA
- a CDS encoding class I SAM-dependent methyltransferase, giving the protein MVKLMKKNTDDGAKIYTPLTLKLYDWWVLGVSNRLAWGCPTKEHLLPHFLEHLGNNHLDIGVGTGFYLTHVPESSLISLMDLNEASLNAASTRAGESKIKHKISHDVFEPYPAALHGQFDSISMFYLLHCLPGNISTKSCVIRNAAQALTDDGTLYGATILGDGVVHNSFGQKLMRIYNQKGIFSNTKDSEEGLTHILSEHFENVKTKVQGTVVMFSASGKK; this is encoded by the coding sequence ATGGTGAAATTAATGAAAAAAAACACAGATGATGGGGCTAAAATTTACACACCACTTACCCTAAAGCTTTATGACTGGTGGGTTTTGGGAGTATCAAATCGGCTTGCATGGGGATGTCCTACAAAGGAACACCTTCTTCCACACTTTCTGGAACATTTAGGTAACAACCATCTGGATATTGGTGTTGGAACTGGGTTTTACCTTACTCACGTACCTGAGAGTAGTCTGATATCTTTAATGGATTTGAACGAAGCTAGCCTGAACGCGGCATCTACAAGGGCTGGGGAATCAAAAATTAAACATAAAATTAGCCATGATGTTTTTGAACCTTATCCCGCGGCGTTACATGGTCAATTTGATTCCATTTCCATGTTTTACCTTCTTCACTGCCTGCCTGGAAATATATCTACAAAAAGCTGTGTAATACGCAATGCGGCGCAGGCCTTAACTGACGATGGAACTCTATACGGAGCCACAATTCTTGGCGATGGAGTTGTGCACAATAGCTTCGGTCAAAAACTGATGCGCATTTACAATCAGAAAGGCATCTTTTCAAATACAAAAGATTCCGAAGAAGGCTTAACACATATACTCTCAGAGCATTTCGAGAATGTTAAAACCAAGGTTCAAGGTACTGTAGTAATGTTTTCCGCTTCAGGGAAAAAATAG